One stretch of Armatimonadota bacterium DNA includes these proteins:
- a CDS encoding AAA family ATPase, which translates to MEEPLGRRALRSLLKDGSVSLEFGDRHPNQFIKALREEPLEGQIARFAEWERENREPHEPKVALRIPATEHSPEIRIVKSEGSFCVYPTPQHLATVVNAADYAGKPFTLRLARGEPQLGFEVFDLSVLEHYRNDPRYYYQNDDILGTIYLAEHPPRQMPESDQVYLQAFGFAYDEKLNRVLAAWLWDLSCLSPEHQQLWNAKRAIGEYKLHPDFYRGQVLGEWYEGISVFGAFIEQVKFVNEACTVMGRPALFRNVLSHEDRPREFGFLLRPTLKDYNSFVHLLDKLLSENVSFDFFRNEITREREIVRKDGKTIVEQKGSLQVMEEWLKSKYPPEAAPDIEDMMEAFKNVRRQRQKPAHAVEENRFDNDFVVQQRKLMEEVVGAMNTLCSMCLSQSAVKAKGMKHPLEGRQVWPV; encoded by the coding sequence TTGGAAGAGCCACTGGGGAGACGCGCCCTACGCTCGCTTTTGAAGGACGGCAGCGTTTCGCTTGAATTCGGCGACCGGCATCCCAACCAGTTCATAAAGGCGCTGCGCGAGGAGCCTCTCGAAGGCCAGATTGCAAGGTTCGCCGAATGGGAGCGGGAAAACAGAGAGCCACACGAACCGAAGGTTGCACTTCGAATTCCGGCCACGGAACACAGCCCCGAAATCAGAATCGTGAAGAGCGAAGGCAGCTTCTGCGTTTACCCAACACCACAGCATCTAGCGACTGTCGTTAACGCCGCTGACTACGCCGGCAAGCCATTCACGCTCCGACTAGCCCGCGGTGAGCCGCAACTCGGTTTCGAAGTTTTCGACCTCAGCGTCTTGGAGCATTATCGAAACGACCCCCGCTACTACTATCAGAACGACGACATACTCGGAACAATCTACCTCGCAGAACATCCGCCGCGACAAATGCCGGAGTCCGATCAGGTCTACCTTCAGGCATTTGGCTTTGCATACGACGAGAAGCTCAACCGAGTGTTGGCCGCGTGGCTGTGGGATCTGTCCTGCCTCTCACCCGAACACCAACAGTTGTGGAACGCGAAACGCGCTATCGGCGAATACAAGCTCCATCCGGACTTCTATCGCGGCCAGGTCTTAGGGGAGTGGTACGAGGGCATATCCGTGTTCGGCGCGTTCATCGAGCAAGTAAAGTTCGTAAACGAAGCGTGCACAGTAATGGGGCGACCGGCCTTGTTCAGGAACGTACTCTCGCACGAGGACAGACCGCGCGAGTTCGGGTTCCTCCTCCGTCCAACTCTCAAGGACTACAATTCCTTCGTCCACTTACTCGACAAGCTACTCTCGGAAAACGTTAGCTTCGACTTCTTCAGGAACGAGATCACACGAGAGCGCGAGATCGTACGCAAGGACGGAAAGACCATTGTTGAGCAGAAGGGATCACTCCAAGTCATGGAGGAGTGGCTGAAGTCGAAATATCCGCCTGAGGCAGCTCCGGATATCGAGGACATGATGGAGGCGTTCAAGAACGTCCGCCGTCAGCGGCAAAAACCTGCACACGCCGTGGAGGAAAACCGCTTTGACAACGACTTCGTCGTTCAGCAGCGTAAGCTAATGGAAGAGGTCGTTGGCGCGATGAATACCCTTTGCAGCATGTGCCTGTCCCAATCGGCAGTCAAGGCTAAGGGCATGAAGCACCCGTTGGAAGGTAGACAGGTTTGGCCAGTGTGA
- a CDS encoding DUF262 domain-containing protein: MQARLCQFTSIINGITQFVIPVFQRDYRWTEANCEQLWKDVLQVAAGSGDHAHFLGSVVYVSTGDSSAGFTRWLMVDGQQRLTTLTLLLAALRDQILESQWTGGEDGPTANRIDAYFLKNLQEEGPRRHKLVLRRYDQKTLQAILDASPLPDTISERIRDNYEYFREQMAGTDPEVVYRGIGRLAVVDITLDRATDDPQLIFESLNSTGLDLSQSDLIRNFILMRLDDKEQTRLYESYWGKIESLFRGSERTFDAFMRDYIALKTQASRQERADEIYFAFRRLFGDLGTGHDELEHFLDELYRFARYHAMFSMGTGSPEKFREPLARLRRLVDVPATIVMRLLDCRDTYGTLSDEDFVRAVGLIESYIFRRSITGDQTRGYWQVFANLAYRIDNGQPLQSLMVGLARLRDNYSFPDDGEFRKALEERDIYGKRVCFELLDRLENLNTKEVTDTSKYSVEHIMPQNENLSAEWRTMLGNDWREVQRLWLHRLGNLTLTGYNSTYSDRPFSDKKTISGGFEESSVRLNKYVREQSCWTTAEMEHRGKLLAGQALVAWPNLVVDKSLISAADEAERRATAKRRDVGKVPMTPRARELFQLLSQRIRDIDGEIIELAEQKSVSYYHGAFFLELLPRKHGIVALLALDFNEVVDDAGIARDASQWKFFANAVHEGGVSVSINQESDVEDAMAIIRQAHSIASAGTV; encoded by the coding sequence ATGCAAGCCAGGCTCTGCCAGTTTACGAGCATTATCAACGGGATCACGCAGTTTGTCATTCCAGTCTTTCAGCGCGATTATCGTTGGACAGAAGCGAACTGTGAGCAGTTGTGGAAGGACGTACTGCAGGTCGCCGCAGGCTCTGGCGACCATGCCCACTTCCTCGGCTCGGTCGTCTACGTGTCCACTGGAGACTCAAGTGCCGGCTTCACACGTTGGCTGATGGTAGACGGGCAGCAGCGTCTCACGACGCTAACCCTTCTACTTGCCGCGCTCCGCGACCAGATCCTCGAATCGCAATGGACAGGCGGAGAGGATGGTCCGACCGCCAACCGAATCGACGCCTACTTCCTTAAGAACCTCCAAGAGGAGGGGCCTCGACGCCACAAACTCGTTCTCCGCCGCTACGACCAGAAGACGCTCCAAGCGATTCTCGACGCTTCACCGCTGCCAGACACGATTTCTGAGCGTATCCGGGACAACTACGAGTACTTTCGGGAGCAGATGGCAGGGACCGATCCAGAGGTTGTCTACCGTGGGATTGGTCGGCTCGCCGTGGTAGACATTACCCTCGATAGGGCCACCGACGATCCGCAACTCATCTTCGAAAGCCTGAACTCCACAGGGCTTGATCTCAGCCAATCCGACCTCATCCGTAACTTCATCCTGATGAGGTTGGATGACAAGGAGCAGACGCGCCTGTATGAGAGTTACTGGGGCAAGATCGAGAGCCTCTTCCGCGGATCTGAACGCACGTTCGATGCCTTCATGCGCGACTATATCGCACTGAAGACTCAGGCGAGCAGACAGGAGCGAGCGGACGAGATCTACTTTGCTTTCCGGCGCCTGTTTGGCGACCTTGGCACCGGTCATGACGAGCTGGAGCACTTCCTGGACGAGCTGTATCGGTTCGCCCGTTACCACGCGATGTTTAGCATGGGTACGGGTTCCCCTGAGAAGTTCCGAGAGCCACTTGCCCGCCTGCGAAGGCTCGTCGATGTTCCAGCGACCATCGTCATGCGTCTGCTCGACTGCCGCGATACCTACGGCACTTTGAGCGATGAGGACTTCGTCCGGGCTGTCGGGTTGATCGAGAGCTACATCTTCCGGCGTTCGATTACCGGTGACCAGACGCGTGGTTACTGGCAGGTCTTCGCGAATCTGGCGTATCGCATCGACAATGGGCAGCCCTTGCAGTCCCTAATGGTCGGGCTCGCACGGCTTCGCGATAATTACAGCTTTCCTGATGACGGCGAGTTCCGCAAGGCCCTTGAGGAGCGGGACATCTACGGAAAGCGGGTCTGCTTTGAGTTGCTCGATCGTCTGGAGAATCTCAACACCAAAGAGGTGACGGATACCAGCAAGTACTCGGTCGAGCACATCATGCCGCAAAACGAGAACCTCTCGGCTGAGTGGCGAACCATGCTCGGCAACGATTGGCGCGAAGTCCAGCGGCTATGGTTGCACCGTCTCGGCAACCTGACATTGACTGGCTACAACAGCACCTACTCGGACCGGCCATTCTCCGACAAGAAGACAATCTCGGGAGGATTCGAGGAGAGCTCCGTTCGCCTCAACAAGTATGTCCGGGAGCAGTCATGCTGGACCACTGCAGAAATGGAGCATCGAGGAAAGCTCCTCGCAGGTCAAGCTCTCGTTGCCTGGCCGAATCTTGTGGTAGACAAGTCGCTGATCTCCGCCGCCGACGAGGCAGAAAGGCGAGCCACTGCAAAGCGCCGCGACGTGGGAAAAGTGCCAATGACGCCACGAGCCCGCGAGCTATTCCAGCTATTGAGCCAGAGGATTCGCGACATCGACGGAGAGATTATCGAGCTCGCCGAGCAGAAGTCCGTCAGCTACTACCACGGAGCGTTCTTTCTGGAACTCCTGCCGCGAAAGCACGGGATCGTCGCATTGCTCGCCCTCGACTTCAACGAAGTTGTGGACGACGCCGGCATTGCTAGGGACGCCTCGCAATGGAAGTTCTTCGCAAACGCTGTGCACGAGGGCGGAGTGAGCGTGAGCATCAACCAGGAGTCCGACGTGGAGGACGCGATGGCCATCATCCGGCAGGCGCACTCAATCGCTTCCGCTGGCACGGTGTAA
- a CDS encoding AAA family ATPase, producing the protein MKLKRVRIQNYRSIKDASFDVGDLCALIGPNNAGKSNILNALAYLLGDTWPTTRAVDPADFYAYSEDDLVLSVWFDEVRQVKGDVGAPVDFTGIQFKIDRYKKKTGKKQVGDLKSSFLCIDNAGQAVQILKRPNPNAKPYPTPANVTTDIRDELPVVMIDVDRNARYHLSGSSRSIFGRMLADIAKELRDDKDRFKQFEAKFGEARKLLRTPGFEQMESKIGEQLKKHTGLENVTLQLDGLDPINIYKNFSILFQDADTPQVVDSERMGSGVQSALVMSLLQAYREMRKENAVLLFEEPELYLHPHGRRHLFRLLRELAANGVQTVYTTHSQDFLDLSSLESVRMVHKTKVTGSCVIPPDMQKVKGDWRSRVKHLSEPKNEVFFARRVVVVEGATERLAIRRLATMMPTVLELDHCDCSVIESSSKSAVHILVNIMAALGKPVLAIYDTDSDKTAPADIGTNEKWEKEISAAVTAHGKAHAWKCDPCFESEAGMADPRKSDKPERMMEWLDAAGDWNGITKRLQDLMQTVAVFART; encoded by the coding sequence ATGAAGCTCAAGCGAGTTCGGATTCAGAACTACCGTAGCATCAAGGACGCATCATTCGACGTTGGCGACCTTTGCGCACTCATTGGTCCGAACAACGCCGGCAAGTCCAACATTCTGAACGCGCTAGCCTATCTACTCGGCGACACATGGCCCACGACCCGTGCGGTTGACCCTGCTGACTTCTACGCCTATTCCGAGGATGATCTAGTCCTATCCGTATGGTTCGATGAGGTTCGACAAGTCAAAGGCGATGTCGGCGCACCTGTGGACTTCACCGGAATCCAGTTCAAGATCGACAGATACAAGAAGAAGACAGGGAAAAAGCAGGTCGGCGATCTAAAATCGTCTTTCCTCTGCATCGACAACGCCGGCCAGGCGGTTCAGATACTGAAGAGGCCGAACCCGAACGCCAAGCCGTATCCGACACCGGCCAACGTAACCACCGACATCCGCGATGAACTCCCGGTCGTGATGATCGACGTTGACCGCAACGCTCGATACCACCTTTCAGGCAGTTCCCGCTCCATCTTCGGAAGGATGCTCGCAGACATCGCAAAAGAGCTACGCGATGACAAGGATCGGTTCAAGCAGTTTGAGGCCAAGTTCGGCGAAGCCCGTAAACTGTTGCGCACACCGGGTTTCGAGCAGATGGAGTCCAAGATCGGAGAGCAGCTCAAGAAGCACACTGGGCTGGAGAATGTCACGCTTCAGCTAGATGGATTGGACCCGATCAACATCTACAAGAACTTCTCCATCCTCTTCCAGGATGCGGATACACCCCAAGTAGTAGACTCAGAACGAATGGGCTCAGGCGTTCAATCCGCGCTTGTTATGAGCTTGCTCCAAGCATATAGGGAAATGAGGAAGGAGAATGCGGTTCTCCTATTCGAGGAACCTGAGCTCTATCTACATCCTCACGGTCGGCGCCACCTATTTCGCTTGCTACGCGAGCTCGCAGCGAACGGCGTTCAGACCGTATACACTACGCACAGCCAGGATTTCCTCGACCTCTCCTCTCTTGAGTCGGTCCGAATGGTCCACAAGACGAAGGTCACTGGTTCATGCGTAATCCCACCGGACATGCAGAAGGTCAAAGGCGATTGGCGCAGCCGAGTGAAACATCTGAGCGAGCCGAAGAATGAGGTGTTCTTCGCGCGGCGCGTCGTAGTCGTCGAAGGCGCGACAGAGCGCCTTGCTATCCGGCGGTTGGCTACGATGATGCCGACTGTACTGGAGCTCGATCATTGCGACTGTTCCGTGATTGAATCGAGTAGCAAGAGTGCCGTCCACATCCTCGTGAATATCATGGCCGCGCTCGGAAAACCGGTGCTCGCCATTTACGACACCGATTCCGACAAGACTGCCCCTGCGGACATTGGGACAAACGAGAAGTGGGAGAAAGAGATATCGGCCGCAGTAACGGCGCACGGCAAAGCCCACGCATGGAAATGCGATCCGTGTTTTGAGTCCGAGGCTGGAATGGCCGATCCGCGTAAGTCCGACAAACCGGAACGAATGATGGAATGGCTCGATGCGGCGGGCGACTGGAACGGCATCACCAAGCGCCTTCAAGACCTCATGCAGACTGTTGCCGTGTTTGCCAGGACGTAG
- a CDS encoding AAA family ATPase has protein sequence MVSYLKHFRLNRPPFSTTPDPAFAYSSLEHEKALLKIDYYARERQGLFLLIGEVGTGKTTVSHLAVNSWREEPDRFVVGQVNDASPRTPAAFLRNVLASFGIPPVRNLLDLKAELRAFLVDEYKKGRTVVLVIDEAQTIHSYNLHTIHAMTNEQTQTEKLIQIVLLAQPNFKNRLAQNPALRSRIAGIATLDPLTWEESLEMLRHRMTIAGGHFDGVFLEPTHKMLYNATGGVPRDLCVLCNAALLAAFAAGKPEIDDHTLRRTLSDYNMKNWASPDFRAAANQ, from the coding sequence ATGGTCAGCTATCTCAAACACTTCCGCCTCAACCGCCCACCGTTCTCGACGACCCCCGACCCGGCGTTCGCTTATAGCAGCCTTGAGCATGAGAAAGCCCTGCTCAAGATAGACTACTACGCACGTGAACGACAGGGGCTCTTCCTTCTGATCGGTGAGGTCGGCACCGGCAAGACCACCGTATCCCATCTCGCCGTGAATTCGTGGCGGGAGGAGCCGGACCGGTTCGTTGTCGGGCAAGTGAACGACGCATCACCCCGCACGCCGGCAGCGTTCCTCCGTAACGTCCTGGCGTCGTTCGGCATTCCGCCTGTGAGGAATCTACTCGACCTCAAGGCGGAACTGCGGGCCTTTCTGGTTGACGAGTACAAGAAGGGCCGCACCGTGGTCCTCGTCATCGATGAGGCGCAGACCATACATTCCTACAACCTCCACACGATCCACGCGATGACGAACGAGCAGACGCAGACCGAGAAGCTCATCCAAATCGTGCTTCTAGCCCAGCCCAACTTCAAGAACAGGCTCGCACAGAATCCGGCGCTGAGATCGAGGATCGCCGGCATTGCAACGCTTGACCCCCTCACCTGGGAGGAATCGCTCGAAATGCTCCGCCATCGGATGACAATAGCGGGCGGTCACTTCGACGGCGTGTTCCTGGAACCAACGCACAAGATGCTCTACAACGCGACGGGAGGCGTTCCGCGCGACCTCTGCGTTCTCTGCAACGCGGCGCTCCTGGCCGCATTCGCCGCGGGCAAGCCGGAGATTGACGATCACACTCTGCGGCGCACGCTGAGCGACTACAACATGAAGAACTGGGCGAGCCCCGATTTCCGGGCGGCAGCCAACCAATAG
- a CDS encoding replication protein, with protein sequence MTRALIPNSTQIPDVILDFWLSELSGAELKVVLYVGRRTFGFGKQSDNISLSQISTGIVKRDGTVLDTGTGLSRSSVARAIKTLEAKQIILRKLNLNEKSNEHEESTYRLNLAWRVKGSSGGGGRVVPDSDHVPSNGDARWSHDRTTSSPKIEPGVVPESNPQETAQEAEQETAAVPSVPCTDAAELVHELIAHDMNRGDAIRLATADAAQCRRQLDFLRFRMRVGFVFKSGRGAFLRRAIEDGFAPPRGYEEARRAEVRSMARKAHRSAEIALRASKRSSLKQTLARLEIDQPDEFAAFLAYVERKKREAVDRPIVKGAPEVGERLIRSFETEGTRLALLAEFLTDQSLSYGTQRMPRSFDGSTRIVGSTSSRKPS encoded by the coding sequence ATGACACGCGCGCTCATCCCAAACAGCACTCAGATTCCCGATGTCATCCTCGACTTCTGGCTTTCGGAACTCTCGGGCGCAGAACTCAAGGTCGTTTTGTACGTTGGGCGCAGGACGTTCGGCTTCGGGAAGCAGAGCGACAACATCAGCCTTAGTCAGATAAGCACCGGCATCGTTAAGCGCGATGGAACTGTTCTCGACACCGGCACCGGACTGTCCCGGTCAAGTGTCGCGAGAGCAATCAAGACCCTGGAGGCGAAGCAGATCATCCTTCGCAAGTTAAACCTCAATGAGAAATCGAACGAACACGAGGAGAGTACCTACCGACTCAATCTCGCTTGGAGGGTCAAGGGCAGTTCGGGAGGGGGAGGGAGGGTAGTCCCAGATTCGGACCACGTACCTTCAAACGGTGACGCGAGGTGGTCTCACGACCGGACCACCAGTAGTCCCAAGATCGAACCGGGCGTAGTCCCAGAATCGAACCCTCAAGAAACAGCACAAGAGGCAGAACAAGAAACAGCAGCAGTGCCATCCGTACCGTGTACGGATGCTGCTGAACTCGTACATGAGCTAATCGCTCATGACATGAACCGAGGTGACGCGATCCGACTTGCGACGGCTGACGCCGCCCAGTGCCGCCGGCAACTCGACTTCCTGCGGTTCCGCATGAGAGTGGGGTTCGTCTTCAAGAGTGGCCGGGGGGCGTTCCTTCGCCGAGCTATCGAGGACGGATTCGCCCCGCCACGAGGTTATGAAGAAGCACGGCGCGCAGAGGTCCGATCCATGGCGAGAAAGGCTCACAGGAGCGCTGAGATTGCCCTGAGAGCCTCGAAACGGAGTTCGCTGAAGCAGACTCTTGCCCGCCTTGAGATCGACCAACCTGACGAGTTTGCGGCATTCCTGGCATATGTTGAAAGGAAGAAGCGGGAGGCCGTGGACAGACCGATCGTCAAGGGAGCGCCGGAAGTTGGAGAACGGCTCATCCGGTCCTTCGAGACCGAAGGAACACGTTTGGCGCTGCTGGCAGAGTTTCTTACCGATCAGTCACTCTCGTACGGGACGCAACGGATGCCGCGCTCATTCGACGGATCGACGCGGATTGTCGGCTCGACCTCTTCGAGGAAACCGTCGTAG
- a CDS encoding DUF4263 domain-containing protein, whose amino-acid sequence MAVDTGRSHSLGIRVFGASEVMVNGNPVRFMPKKTRWVFILLAMASARSRSLSRRELSVALWPFGDGTNYPVNRIMPQLEACLGWAEERISRPAAGVIHLDLTGAEFDLIEFRSILIDAVADADPAQIEAAVHMRPSRLLSDFPDGVASIEPERELLRGELFAAVDAIANLAREKGDRDAEIRSLAIALAENPRPDEERTRRYVEACEFLGKRDRAVWALTQFRAKGGSNMADLPSVERFHVTRHVGADVVNEPRQPYEAVKQSSSEQLRAELARAIDKEQTAAAVRRLLRQHPHLLAGSDFVHAGVVMSNIDLGHKSHADLACADFAYIEPQSGRSYVHVISFADPATRIFTEREEFTPQFHRATELLEACAYWIGRNQWHLPEVFGPRYEEVAGEPLSRGFFIPKCTLVIGRRSELSSVRAKEKLEARRGNESSGLAIRTYDGFLEEVEPTIRVDPSNERGIRCVPYESD is encoded by the coding sequence ATGGCAGTTGACACAGGCCGTTCCCATTCCCTGGGAATTCGCGTGTTCGGCGCGAGCGAGGTCATGGTAAACGGCAATCCTGTGCGGTTCATGCCGAAGAAGACGCGATGGGTCTTCATCCTGCTAGCGATGGCGAGTGCGCGGAGTCGTTCGTTGTCGAGGAGAGAGCTGTCGGTCGCCCTATGGCCATTCGGCGACGGAACCAACTACCCCGTGAATCGCATCATGCCGCAACTTGAGGCCTGCCTCGGCTGGGCAGAGGAGCGGATATCGCGTCCGGCCGCAGGCGTTATCCACTTGGATCTCACCGGCGCCGAATTCGACCTCATTGAGTTCCGCTCGATTCTCATCGACGCGGTGGCGGATGCCGATCCGGCTCAAATCGAAGCGGCCGTGCACATGCGCCCTAGTCGATTGTTATCAGACTTCCCTGATGGAGTTGCATCTATCGAACCAGAGCGTGAGCTACTCCGAGGGGAACTCTTCGCTGCGGTTGACGCCATCGCAAATCTTGCGAGGGAGAAGGGTGACCGCGACGCCGAGATCAGGTCCCTTGCAATCGCTCTAGCGGAGAATCCGCGGCCCGACGAAGAACGGACTAGGCGGTATGTGGAAGCGTGCGAGTTCCTGGGAAAACGGGATAGGGCTGTCTGGGCATTGACGCAGTTCCGTGCCAAGGGCGGATCGAACATGGCAGACCTTCCGTCTGTTGAGCGATTCCACGTCACTAGGCACGTAGGGGCCGATGTCGTTAACGAACCGCGGCAGCCCTATGAAGCAGTGAAGCAGAGCTCAAGCGAGCAATTACGGGCCGAACTTGCGCGAGCAATCGACAAGGAGCAGACCGCCGCGGCCGTCAGGAGGTTGCTCCGACAGCATCCGCACTTATTGGCGGGTTCAGATTTCGTTCATGCCGGCGTTGTAATGTCCAATATTGATCTTGGGCACAAGTCTCACGCTGATCTCGCGTGCGCCGACTTTGCATACATCGAGCCGCAATCCGGTCGGAGCTACGTCCACGTGATCTCCTTCGCAGATCCAGCTACGCGCATCTTCACGGAGCGCGAGGAATTCACGCCTCAGTTCCACCGCGCGACGGAACTCCTCGAAGCGTGTGCTTACTGGATCGGCCGAAACCAGTGGCATTTGCCAGAGGTCTTTGGACCGCGGTATGAGGAGGTCGCAGGCGAACCGCTCTCTCGCGGCTTCTTCATCCCGAAGTGCACACTCGTCATTGGCCGTAGGTCCGAGCTGAGCAGCGTGCGTGCAAAAGAGAAGTTGGAAGCGCGGCGGGGAAACGAATCGAGTGGTCTGGCAATTCGGACCTACGACGGTTTCCTCGAAGAGGTCGAGCCGACAATCCGCGTCGATCCGTCGAATGAGCGCGGCATCCGTTGCGTCCCGTACGAGAGTGACTGA
- a CDS encoding adenine methyltransferase produces MDKTKNADRLAVHFSSRTDLWATPADFFARFNDEFQFTLDVCALPENAKCERFFTPAEDGLSQQWTGVCWMNPPYGRAIRHWVEKAYHSARAGATVVCLLPARTDTKWWHTWVKPFGETRFIQGRLKFGNCKNSAPFPSAIVIFRPGAAPIVCSACEGAGQHR; encoded by the coding sequence ATCGACAAAACGAAGAACGCCGATCGGCTCGCGGTGCATTTCAGCTCGCGGACTGACCTCTGGGCGACACCGGCCGACTTCTTCGCCCGCTTCAACGATGAATTCCAGTTTACCCTCGATGTTTGTGCGCTACCCGAGAACGCCAAGTGCGAGCGGTTCTTCACTCCGGCTGAAGACGGACTGAGCCAGCAGTGGACCGGAGTCTGCTGGATGAATCCGCCGTACGGTCGAGCCATTCGGCACTGGGTCGAGAAGGCGTATCACAGCGCGCGAGCCGGAGCCACGGTCGTTTGTCTCCTGCCAGCCAGAACAGATACGAAGTGGTGGCATACGTGGGTCAAGCCCTTCGGCGAGACACGTTTCATTCAGGGCCGGCTCAAGTTTGGAAACTGCAAGAATTCCGCCCCTTTCCCTTCAGCGATTGTTATCTTTCGGCCTGGCGCTGCACCGATTGTGTGCAGTGCTTGCGAAGGTGCCGGTCAGCACCGATGA
- a CDS encoding helix-turn-helix transcriptional regulator produces MTPATIARMEAGLTIKEASRRARISEGYLRQIERRGASYSVARRLAALYQCRLDVFLPRKEDSKAPF; encoded by the coding sequence ATGACGCCCGCAACCATAGCAAGGATGGAAGCGGGCCTGACCATTAAGGAGGCGTCACGCCGAGCAAGGATCAGCGAAGGGTATCTTCGCCAGATCGAGCGCCGCGGTGCTTCATACTCGGTAGCCCGGCGGCTCGCCGCGCTCTACCAGTGTCGTCTCGACGTGTTCTTGCCAAGAAAGGAGGACAGTAAGGCGCCATTCTAA
- a CDS encoding tyrosine-type recombinase/integrase — MNNRAPRFTKTEAATIGVNDLERYADGWLLSGEIDQHSARTLGNRRSIVSKLVWFLREKNLDCCGTMELRQFLAYVTNGHQEAGGRWGNAQQTRPVRPRTVHTYHGHLRTLFRWIVSEDGLGVSPMERIPVPTSRADQVQPFTTDQVEALLNAAKRSQMAYRNQAIVYFLLDTGLRASELCSLNREDVDFQARRCGVVGKGNKRRMVPFGKTAAKSLWNYLKAEPQEPGEPLFMSERGERLTRSGLRLLFVRLGRSARLQAARCSPHTFRHTFAVEFLRAGGNVFTLQQILGHTSLTMTNRYVALAQADIENQHRQYSPADRLRRSVR; from the coding sequence ATGAACAACAGAGCGCCTCGTTTTACGAAAACGGAGGCGGCCACTATCGGCGTAAACGACCTTGAGCGCTACGCGGATGGCTGGCTGTTGTCCGGCGAAATCGATCAGCATTCCGCTCGCACCCTCGGTAACCGCCGCTCCATCGTTAGCAAGCTCGTCTGGTTCTTGCGCGAAAAGAACCTCGACTGCTGCGGCACGATGGAATTAAGGCAGTTCCTCGCCTACGTCACCAACGGCCACCAGGAAGCCGGCGGGCGCTGGGGAAACGCACAGCAGACGCGCCCCGTTCGCCCGCGTACGGTTCACACCTACCACGGACACCTGCGGACCCTCTTTCGCTGGATCGTCTCGGAAGACGGACTCGGCGTCTCCCCGATGGAGCGCATTCCGGTTCCGACCTCACGCGCAGATCAGGTTCAGCCGTTCACGACGGACCAGGTTGAAGCTCTCCTGAACGCAGCGAAGCGTTCGCAGATGGCATACCGAAACCAGGCGATTGTCTACTTCCTCTTGGACACCGGCCTGCGTGCCTCTGAGCTCTGCTCCCTGAATCGCGAGGATGTAGACTTTCAGGCAAGGCGCTGTGGAGTGGTTGGGAAGGGGAACAAGCGCCGGATGGTTCCGTTTGGAAAGACGGCGGCGAAATCGCTGTGGAACTACCTCAAAGCAGAGCCACAGGAACCGGGCGAACCCCTATTCATGTCAGAACGCGGCGAACGGCTGACTCGAAGCGGCCTCCGGCTCCTGTTTGTGCGGCTGGGTCGCTCGGCAAGGCTACAGGCTGCCCGCTGCAGCCCGCACACATTCCGTCATACATTTGCCGTGGAGTTTCTGCGGGCCGGAGGGAACGTGTTCACCCTACAGCAGATCCTCGGGCACACCAGCCTGACAATGACGAACCGCTACGTTGCGCTCGCGCAGGCGGATATAGAGAACCAGCACCGGCAATACTCCCCGGCTGATAGGTTGAGGAGAAGCGTACGGTAA